A window of the Chloroflexus sp. Y-396-1 genome harbors these coding sequences:
- a CDS encoding GAF domain-containing protein codes for MSDPEPSIEQSAMNTQGLLRIATAIETAATLDELLMLALNEFVQGLGVSLCGVLLLDPAGETISLVSTFPPRISLPPPIPLRDLPLIQQAFQQRQPYQILDLTTMPQSGDRSPAVLQLLGMLNEAQVRSLLIIPLVAQDTVIGALAFATLGQLRHFDDQEISVARLMASQLAAAITSFRMIEEASRREAELATLNDIAAAVTSSLDPREIYHLVMEKINQFFRVDAGSLLMLDEETGELVFVMTLEEGQEKLVGLRVPAGMGIVGDVARTQQYAIVHDVDRDPRFYRAVSDGIGYNVRSILCVPIVVKGRSIGVIELLNKRTGHFTEEEAIRLTRMAATIGIAIENAHLFQQVSTVRDRFEAIVNSTNDGILMADMRGVIVAGNPAAARIFHRSRESLIGCQLDELIGELMSRALVVEEPTWLNEGALHRVIEIELNDGPVRYVRHTTLPVLDTAGMQIGRLALFEDIAKERELARLREDYTGMLIHDLRAPLTAIMNGIMMMLRGLGGPVSEQQRELLSIAYQGSQTMLEMVNTLLDISKMEQGRMNLNLEPLSPYALVDEAIERLQASIQQRHINLVQDLAISLPPIEADRDKIVRVLQNLIDNAVKFSPEGGLVAIGGRYLSFASDTAGGLHPDLPLALPDMAAGEWLIFWVRDEGPGIPPQYHARIFEKFGQVQQQKSRGTGLGLTFCKLAVEAHRGKVWLQSREGLGSTFAFALPVKQQQR; via the coding sequence ATGAGTGATCCGGAACCTTCGATTGAACAATCGGCGATGAATACTCAAGGTTTGCTCCGCATCGCAACTGCGATTGAGACGGCAGCTACGCTCGATGAGCTTCTGATGCTGGCCCTGAACGAATTCGTCCAGGGTTTGGGTGTATCATTGTGCGGTGTATTGCTCCTCGATCCCGCTGGTGAGACGATTTCTCTGGTAAGTACCTTCCCACCCCGCATTTCCCTACCACCGCCCATTCCATTGCGAGATTTGCCACTCATACAGCAGGCATTCCAACAGCGGCAACCGTACCAGATTCTCGATCTGACCACGATGCCACAGTCCGGTGATCGTTCACCGGCTGTCTTGCAACTGTTGGGGATGCTCAACGAAGCACAGGTTCGCTCATTACTGATTATTCCTCTAGTTGCCCAAGATACGGTTATCGGGGCGCTGGCGTTTGCCACGCTCGGCCAGTTACGACACTTTGATGATCAAGAGATTAGTGTGGCGCGCTTGATGGCTAGTCAGTTAGCCGCAGCTATTACCTCATTTCGCATGATCGAAGAGGCCTCACGGCGCGAGGCTGAGCTGGCTACGCTGAACGATATTGCGGCGGCTGTTACGTCATCGCTCGATCCGCGTGAAATTTACCATCTGGTGATGGAGAAGATCAACCAGTTCTTCCGCGTTGATGCTGGTTCGTTACTAATGCTCGATGAAGAGACGGGGGAACTGGTCTTCGTGATGACCCTGGAAGAGGGTCAGGAAAAGTTAGTTGGCCTGCGTGTACCTGCCGGAATGGGCATTGTCGGTGATGTGGCGCGCACACAGCAGTATGCCATCGTGCACGATGTTGATCGCGATCCACGGTTCTATCGCGCAGTCAGCGATGGGATCGGCTACAATGTGCGCTCGATTCTCTGTGTGCCGATTGTCGTGAAAGGTCGTAGCATCGGCGTTATTGAATTGCTCAATAAGCGTACCGGTCATTTCACCGAGGAGGAAGCGATCCGGCTTACTCGCATGGCAGCTACGATCGGGATCGCGATTGAAAATGCTCATCTGTTTCAGCAGGTCAGTACCGTCCGTGATCGCTTTGAGGCCATCGTCAATTCGACCAACGATGGGATCTTGATGGCCGATATGCGGGGTGTTATTGTGGCCGGTAATCCGGCGGCTGCCCGAATTTTTCACCGTTCCCGTGAATCGTTGATCGGATGTCAGCTCGATGAATTGATCGGCGAATTGATGAGCAGAGCACTGGTGGTTGAAGAGCCGACATGGCTCAACGAAGGTGCACTGCATCGCGTGATCGAGATAGAGTTGAACGATGGTCCGGTGCGCTATGTGCGCCATACAACTTTGCCGGTGCTTGATACCGCTGGTATGCAGATTGGTCGACTGGCGCTGTTTGAAGATATTGCGAAAGAACGTGAGCTGGCCCGGTTGCGGGAAGATTATACCGGTATGCTGATTCATGATTTACGCGCACCACTTACTGCCATTATGAATGGCATTATGATGATGCTACGCGGTCTGGGAGGGCCGGTCTCGGAGCAGCAACGCGAGTTGTTGAGTATTGCCTACCAGGGTAGTCAGACGATGCTGGAAATGGTTAATACCTTGCTCGACATTAGCAAGATGGAGCAGGGTCGGATGAACCTGAACCTCGAACCGCTCTCGCCATACGCTCTGGTTGATGAAGCTATTGAACGCTTACAGGCATCAATTCAACAGCGTCACATTAATCTAGTGCAGGATTTAGCAATTAGTTTACCACCAATTGAGGCCGATCGCGATAAGATTGTACGGGTATTGCAAAATCTGATCGATAACGCGGTGAAATTCTCGCCAGAGGGCGGGTTGGTAGCGATTGGAGGGCGCTATCTCTCGTTTGCTTCTGATACTGCCGGTGGCTTGCATCCCGATCTCCCCCTTGCCCTGCCAGACATGGCGGCTGGTGAATGGCTTATTTTCTGGGTGCGTGATGAGGGGCCTGGGATCCCACCACAATACCACGCTCGTATCTTCGAAAAGTTTGGACAGGTGCAGCAACAAAAGTCGCGTGGAACTGGTCTCGGGCTTACTTTTTGTAAATTGGCTGTTGAGGCGCATAGGGGGAAAGTCTGGCTACAAAGTCGTGAAGGTCTCGGTAGTACCTTTGCCTTCGCGCTGCCAGTAAAGCAGCAGCAGCGGTAA
- a CDS encoding ATP-binding protein, with the protein MQRIIAILRSRILFTIILPYLLLMIIVMLVGSGIAVTLVAGSWQERFNDQLGQVARNFAEALASREINNIAYLGQIVFTTANADTGAPAIVDAIVRRDEDGLALAMRSLWTLGQSNENVSPDRLIVFDQAGKSLLDWERASVGDEPIRYVGTNLSGLPLIENVLRGVQIPVGTDEVIGDKYSGLIVFQKSDGQEVLHFFTVVPVTVRIDDSLTPQVVGGVLVAQRLDRTLAFLQDRSQAAVTIWFDNNGVPLVATVPESFLSELRLDQTQIEAIAQYNRLGTCLDIGNLSGRVVTPIERIGIPTCSLLTTVRFGDYEYQLVYAPLLIRGAQNGYFAVGLSRDFILSAWASSRNAVIGVTAGLALAAVVVGYWVARQITRPLDELVAVADAVSAGDLDRRSTVNAMNELGRLALAFNQMTSHLLHLYQTSRQLNQELQIEAILQIASTSAAHLLPQTEAIAVVRDTDGWRFRVRPNAPLSYAALTSRYLNVLPINGGSQLVPYTDPLLLASGVKSALAVPLRHEQQTTGALIFAHPEQNAFSSAVLPHLQAIANMTAVALVNALLYEAAQRDAEQQRAILASISDGVIVSDARGRVVLLNPAAEQLLRPILTGRAELSIHDLPLVGRDIRSELFGRPEKIVSIGNRYLTVGRAPVCMPDGFQIGEVVVLHDVTSAIQIDRAKTDFIATISHELRTPLTVIRGYLELVLRQAASGLDDGLREMLDQVRQSSLQMTRLVNNAIMVAYLDAGQIEVHIQPTHLASVIDAAIRPLRETFATCGLQVKVVLPEDLPPVLADQELLKQALGHLFDNACRYVQQGWVLVSAGIEGQEVWIDISDTGPGIPEEVMGRLFTRFQRVDGNNSVQRGGGLGLAITRQLIELQGGSITVKSVPGQGSTFTIRLRYIKEQERAIAGQDTERIQN; encoded by the coding sequence GTGCAGCGGATTATCGCAATCCTTCGATCACGAATTCTTTTCACTATTATTTTGCCATACCTGCTCTTGATGATCATAGTGATGCTGGTTGGTTCCGGTATTGCTGTGACGTTAGTAGCAGGGAGCTGGCAGGAGCGATTTAATGATCAACTAGGTCAGGTAGCGCGTAATTTTGCTGAAGCATTGGCTTCACGCGAGATTAACAATATTGCCTACCTTGGTCAGATTGTGTTTACCACAGCCAATGCTGATACCGGTGCTCCGGCAATTGTTGATGCGATTGTCCGGCGGGATGAAGATGGATTAGCTTTGGCCATGCGTAGTCTCTGGACACTCGGTCAGAGTAACGAGAACGTATCACCTGATCGGTTGATCGTCTTTGACCAAGCCGGGAAGTCCTTACTCGATTGGGAACGAGCGAGTGTAGGTGATGAGCCGATACGGTATGTTGGGACGAATCTGTCCGGCTTGCCACTCATCGAGAATGTGTTACGGGGCGTACAAATACCGGTTGGAACTGATGAGGTGATCGGTGATAAATACAGTGGCCTGATCGTCTTTCAAAAATCTGATGGTCAAGAGGTACTGCATTTCTTTACCGTCGTGCCGGTTACGGTCCGCATCGACGATAGCCTAACGCCCCAGGTCGTTGGCGGTGTGCTGGTGGCTCAACGGCTCGATCGCACACTTGCGTTCTTGCAAGATCGCAGTCAGGCAGCAGTGACCATCTGGTTTGACAACAATGGTGTACCGTTAGTCGCAACAGTACCGGAGAGTTTTTTATCGGAACTCCGCCTTGATCAGACGCAGATCGAAGCGATTGCTCAATACAACAGGCTTGGAACCTGTCTCGACATCGGCAATCTTTCTGGTCGGGTGGTCACACCTATTGAGCGAATTGGGATACCAACTTGCTCCTTATTAACCACTGTTCGTTTTGGTGATTACGAGTATCAGCTCGTGTACGCACCGCTGTTGATACGTGGCGCGCAAAATGGCTATTTTGCAGTTGGTTTGTCACGTGATTTTATTCTTAGCGCCTGGGCTAGCAGTCGTAATGCGGTGATCGGTGTGACAGCAGGATTGGCACTGGCAGCGGTAGTGGTGGGTTATTGGGTTGCACGCCAGATCACTCGCCCGCTTGATGAATTGGTGGCGGTCGCTGATGCAGTCAGTGCAGGTGATCTCGACCGACGCAGCACTGTCAACGCCATGAATGAATTGGGACGATTAGCGTTGGCTTTCAATCAGATGACATCCCATCTCTTGCATCTCTATCAAACGAGTCGTCAACTGAACCAGGAATTACAGATCGAAGCCATTTTGCAGATAGCCTCTACCAGTGCTGCTCATCTTCTCCCACAAACCGAGGCGATTGCCGTTGTGCGAGATACCGATGGTTGGCGTTTCCGGGTGCGTCCGAATGCGCCGTTAAGCTATGCAGCGTTGACAAGTCGGTATCTCAATGTATTACCGATAAATGGCGGATCGCAGTTAGTTCCTTACACCGATCCACTGCTCCTTGCGAGCGGTGTCAAGAGTGCGCTGGCTGTTCCCCTCAGGCACGAACAACAGACGACCGGTGCTCTCATCTTTGCACATCCAGAACAGAATGCCTTTTCGAGCGCGGTGTTGCCGCATTTGCAAGCAATTGCCAACATGACGGCAGTGGCATTGGTGAATGCCCTCCTCTACGAAGCTGCGCAACGCGATGCCGAGCAACAGCGGGCAATTCTTGCATCGATCAGTGATGGCGTTATTGTGAGTGATGCCCGTGGGCGCGTTGTGCTGTTGAACCCTGCCGCCGAGCAGTTGTTACGACCGATCCTAACCGGTCGTGCGGAGTTATCGATTCATGATCTGCCGCTGGTTGGTAGGGATATTCGTTCAGAGTTGTTTGGTCGGCCAGAGAAGATTGTATCCATCGGCAACCGCTATCTCACGGTAGGACGGGCGCCGGTCTGTATGCCCGATGGTTTTCAAATTGGTGAAGTAGTTGTTCTGCATGACGTCACTTCAGCTATCCAGATTGATCGAGCAAAGACCGATTTTATTGCCACCATTTCTCACGAGCTACGCACACCGCTGACCGTTATCCGCGGCTATCTCGAACTCGTGTTACGGCAGGCTGCATCGGGGTTAGATGATGGTCTACGCGAGATGCTTGATCAGGTACGTCAGAGTTCCCTTCAGATGACCAGGCTGGTGAATAATGCCATTATGGTAGCCTACCTTGACGCCGGTCAGATTGAAGTTCATATCCAGCCAACGCATCTGGCTTCGGTTATCGATGCCGCAATACGTCCGTTACGAGAAACTTTTGCAACTTGCGGTCTACAGGTGAAGGTGGTACTTCCCGAAGATTTGCCACCTGTGCTGGCCGACCAAGAGCTGTTGAAACAGGCGTTAGGTCATTTATTCGATAATGCCTGCCGTTATGTGCAGCAGGGTTGGGTGTTGGTTAGTGCCGGAATAGAGGGTCAGGAGGTCTGGATTGACATTAGTGATACCGGCCCTGGTATTCCAGAGGAGGTGATGGGACGGTTATTTACCCGTTTTCAGCGCGTTGACGGTAACAATTCAGTTCAACGTGGTGGTGGATTAGGGTTGGCGATTACCCGTCAATTGATTGAGTTGCAGGGTGGTTCCATTACGGTGAAAAGTGTTCCCGGCCAGGGTAGTACCTTTACTATCCGGTTGCGTTATATCAAGGAGCAAGAACGTGCTATTGCCGGGCAAGACACCGAACGCATCCAGAACTGA